The Streptomyces luteogriseus genome includes a window with the following:
- a CDS encoding glycosyltransferase family 2 protein, with amino-acid sequence MTTTPSDVDVVLPCLNEADALPWVLERIPPGWRALVVDNGSTDGSAEVARAGGATVVHEPRRGFGAACHAGLTAATAEVVCFCDCDASLDPGLLVPFVREVREGAADLVLGRRRPQGRGAWPPHARAGNLALARMLRRRTGLRLHDLGPLRAARREPLLSLGLSDRRSGYPLQMVVRAADAGWRIAEHDVPYLPRTGASKVTGTWRGTWQAVRDMSRVLAETPVPEGGTVR; translated from the coding sequence GTGACGACGACACCTTCGGACGTCGACGTGGTGCTGCCCTGCCTGAACGAGGCCGACGCCCTTCCCTGGGTGCTCGAACGGATTCCGCCGGGCTGGCGCGCACTCGTCGTCGACAACGGTTCCACGGATGGTTCGGCCGAGGTCGCCCGCGCAGGCGGCGCGACCGTGGTGCACGAGCCGCGCCGAGGCTTCGGCGCGGCCTGCCACGCCGGCCTGACGGCCGCCACCGCCGAGGTGGTGTGCTTCTGCGACTGCGACGCCTCCCTCGACCCGGGGCTCCTGGTCCCCTTCGTGCGCGAGGTGCGCGAGGGCGCGGCCGACCTCGTGCTCGGGCGGCGGCGTCCGCAGGGGCGGGGCGCATGGCCGCCGCACGCCCGGGCCGGGAATCTCGCGCTCGCGCGGATGCTGCGCCGCCGCACCGGGCTGCGCCTGCACGACCTCGGCCCCCTGCGCGCCGCCCGCCGGGAGCCGCTGCTCTCCCTCGGTCTCAGCGACCGGCGCAGCGGCTATCCGCTCCAGATGGTCGTCCGCGCGGCCGACGCGGGCTGGCGGATCGCCGAGCACGACGTGCCGTACCTGCCGCGCACCGGCGCCTCAAAGGTGACGGGCACGTGGCGCGGTACCTGGCAGGCCGTTCGGGACATGAGCCGCGTCCTGGCCGAAACGCCCGTACCCGAAGGGGGAACCGTCCGTTGA
- a CDS encoding TIGR04282 family arsenosugar biosynthesis glycosyltransferase has product MNTLLVIAKEPRPGRVKTRLTPPFTPEEAAGLAEASLTDTLHAVAATPATRRVLVLDGAPGPWLPPGFDVVAQCAGGLDERLAKAFAGCAGPALLIGMDTPQVTPDLLTVDFADCDAWFGPAEDGGFWALGLACPDPALLRGVPMSTPMTGAVQRERLVAAGLRVRDLPRLRDVDTAPDAHAVAALAPRGRFAARLARCPVAAETAAEPVSRPVGPR; this is encoded by the coding sequence TTGAACACGCTCCTCGTCATCGCCAAGGAGCCACGGCCGGGCCGGGTGAAGACGCGGCTCACGCCGCCGTTCACACCCGAGGAGGCTGCCGGACTCGCGGAAGCGTCCCTGACGGACACGCTGCACGCGGTGGCCGCCACGCCCGCCACCCGGCGCGTCCTCGTGCTCGACGGTGCCCCCGGCCCCTGGCTGCCGCCCGGCTTCGACGTCGTGGCGCAGTGCGCGGGCGGCCTGGACGAGCGGCTGGCGAAGGCCTTCGCGGGCTGTGCCGGTCCGGCCCTGCTCATCGGCATGGACACCCCGCAGGTGACCCCGGACCTGCTCACCGTCGACTTCGCCGACTGCGACGCCTGGTTCGGCCCGGCGGAGGACGGCGGCTTCTGGGCCCTGGGCCTGGCCTGCCCGGACCCCGCCCTGCTGCGGGGTGTGCCCATGTCGACGCCGATGACGGGCGCCGTGCAGCGGGAGCGGCTGGTCGCCGCGGGACTGCGTGTGCGCGACCTGCCGAGGCTGCGGGACGTCGACACCGCCCCCGACGCCCACGCGGTCGCCGCGCTGGCTCCGCGAGGGCGCTTCGCGGCCCGGCTGGCCCGCTGTCCGGTGGCCGCGGAAACCGCCGCCGAGCCGGTGTCGCGTCCGGTCGGCCCCCGATGA
- a CDS encoding class I SAM-dependent methyltransferase, whose protein sequence is MSAPPAPALAWAAADPYDAALRAGRGPLFLRRTDGWLLPLEVERWCARADPVDRDVLDRCEGAVLDVGCGPGRLVAELATRGRAALGIDVSEAAVEHTVRLGGQALRRSVFEPLPGEGRWDTVLLMDGNIGIGGDPSALLERVAGLLRPGGLLIAETAPAEVDERVRVHITDARTTAGDPFPWARLGTRALLRRARGRWERDGQWTAGGRRFAALRSRSASTSAEPAKRAAVISSQRVRNPSGGRPVADR, encoded by the coding sequence ATGAGCGCCCCGCCCGCCCCCGCCCTGGCCTGGGCCGCCGCCGACCCCTACGACGCCGCTCTGCGAGCCGGCCGCGGCCCCCTGTTCCTGCGGCGCACCGACGGCTGGCTGCTGCCGCTGGAGGTGGAGCGCTGGTGCGCCCGGGCCGACCCGGTCGACCGGGACGTGCTGGACCGGTGCGAGGGGGCCGTGCTGGACGTGGGGTGCGGGCCCGGACGGCTCGTGGCCGAACTGGCCACCCGGGGCCGGGCCGCCCTCGGGATCGACGTCAGCGAGGCCGCGGTGGAGCACACCGTCCGGCTCGGGGGTCAGGCGCTGCGGCGGTCGGTGTTCGAGCCCCTGCCCGGCGAGGGCCGCTGGGACACCGTCCTGCTCATGGACGGCAACATCGGCATCGGCGGCGACCCGAGCGCCCTGCTGGAGCGGGTCGCCGGGCTCCTGCGGCCCGGCGGTCTGCTGATCGCCGAGACGGCCCCCGCGGAGGTCGACGAACGGGTGCGGGTCCACATCACCGACGCCCGCACGACCGCCGGTGATCCCTTCCCCTGGGCCCGGCTCGGCACCCGCGCGCTGCTCCGCCGCGCACGGGGCCGCTGGGAGCGGGACGGTCAGTGGACGGCCGGCGGACGGCGCTTCGCCGCGCTGCGCAGCCGCAGCGCCAGCACCAGCGCCGAGCCCGCGAAGAGGGCCGCGGTGATCAGCAGCCAGCGCGTGAGGAACCCCTCCGGCGGCAGGCCGGTGGCGGACCGGTAG
- a CDS encoding molybdopterin-dependent oxidoreductase: protein MRDDPRDPRLPTSPGFWRSPLRGPWFTSVLGLVLLAGITVLFVTGLLSYAAYNPNLSPVNDKTPDKGILGFYLFAWPTNPHWLYRLNQGVHVTLGITLIPVLLAKLWSVVPRLFALPPARSLAHALERVSLLLLVGGALFEFVTGVLNVQLDYVFPGSFYPLHFYGAWVFFAAFVAHALLKTPTALRNLRRLREEKDDLVSPRPARPTVSRRGALWFVGGGSLLLFATTVGQNLGGPLRRTALLAPHGGGEPGSGPNGFQINKTAAYAGIDTAETAEDAWRLVVTGRTGTVRLSRAQLAELPLYSSALPIACVEGWSTPDQWWRGVRLRDLAALVGYEDDPPDVFVESLQRHGAFRKAALRANQVADPRSLLALYVNGEELSPDHGHPARIIVPAAPGVLNTKWVARMTFGDL, encoded by the coding sequence ATGCGAGACGATCCACGCGATCCGCGGCTTCCCACGTCCCCCGGCTTCTGGCGCAGCCCTCTGCGCGGCCCCTGGTTCACCTCCGTGCTGGGCCTCGTCCTCCTGGCCGGCATCACGGTGCTGTTCGTGACGGGACTTCTCTCGTACGCCGCCTACAACCCGAACCTCTCGCCGGTCAACGACAAGACACCGGACAAGGGGATCCTCGGCTTCTACCTCTTCGCCTGGCCGACGAACCCGCACTGGCTGTACCGGCTGAACCAGGGCGTCCACGTCACCCTCGGCATCACGCTGATCCCCGTTCTGCTCGCCAAGCTGTGGTCCGTCGTGCCGAGGCTGTTCGCCCTGCCGCCGGCCCGCTCGCTCGCGCACGCCCTGGAGCGGGTCTCCCTGCTGCTGCTGGTCGGCGGCGCGCTGTTCGAGTTCGTCACCGGCGTCCTCAACGTCCAGCTCGACTACGTCTTCCCCGGCTCGTTCTACCCCCTGCACTTCTACGGCGCCTGGGTGTTCTTCGCGGCCTTCGTGGCCCACGCGCTGCTGAAGACGCCCACGGCTCTGCGCAATCTGCGGCGGCTGCGGGAGGAGAAGGACGACCTGGTCTCCCCGCGCCCCGCCCGGCCGACCGTTTCCCGACGGGGCGCCCTGTGGTTCGTCGGGGGCGGCTCCCTGCTGCTGTTCGCCACGACCGTGGGGCAGAACCTCGGCGGCCCGCTGCGGCGTACCGCCCTCCTCGCCCCGCACGGCGGCGGGGAGCCGGGCAGCGGCCCGAACGGCTTCCAGATCAACAAGACCGCCGCGTACGCCGGGATCGACACGGCGGAAACGGCCGAGGACGCCTGGCGGCTCGTGGTGACGGGGCGCACGGGCACGGTCCGTCTCAGCCGCGCCCAGCTCGCCGAGCTGCCCCTGTACAGCTCGGCGCTGCCCATCGCCTGCGTGGAGGGCTGGTCCACGCCGGACCAGTGGTGGCGCGGGGTGCGGCTGCGCGACCTCGCGGCTCTCGTCGGGTACGAGGACGACCCGCCGGACGTGTTCGTCGAGTCCCTCCAGCGTCACGGCGCCTTCCGGAAGGCCGCCCTGCGCGCCAACCAGGTGGCCGACCCGCGTTCCCTGCTCGCCCTGTACGTCAACGGCGAGGAACTGTCCCCCGACCACGGCCACCCGGCGCGGATCATCGTGCCCGCGGCCCCCGGTGTGCTCAACACCAAGTGGGTGGCCCGGATGACGTTCGGAGACCTGTGA